GGTACCATTCGCCGCATTCAGCTCCTGAGTGAGCCTCATACGCAGAATGGATGGAAAAGAATCCCATTCTCGAGCAACGAGCTCAACCGCGGCGTGATGCGACATCGAATTGACGATAATCGCGACCACATTTTTTAACTCTTTCCCCGCGTTCCAACCTTCAAAAACTACACCGCACGAATCACTCCCTGAAAAATCCTCCTCCTTTTTTCGCCACAACGAGAGGGGGATGTTTTTGTCAATCAGCCAAAGTGTCAAAAGCTTCATATTTCCTCCCTTCGGTTGGTTTGATGTTGCGGCAGAATCCTTATCCAAAGAAGATCCCGTTGATATGTCAATATTGCAAAATACTCCTACATTATATAGTATAACTATAGAAAAGTCAACCCCCACACCTATCGAGCTTTAAGGCTTTGGGAATTGTCCTTCAAACTTTTTATTATATAAACATAACTCATGAAATTAATTAAAAGCTCGATAGGTCGTGGGGGTCAAGTGCGCGATGCTGGGATCGAACCAGTCGCGACTCGCTCACCTCAAAGGATTCGCTCGCGCTCCCTAGAAACCCTCGGTTTCTAGCGCCCCGCAGTTGCGGGGCTGTTTTCCTACACGCAAGGACGCTTACGCTTCCTCCCGACCCCACCTCAAAGGTTCGATTCCTGCCTCAAAAGAAATAACGGCAAAAGCCGTTATTTCAAAATTGGGCGGTGCAGGAATCGAACCTGCGCTCTCTGCAATGTGAATGCAGCGTTTTACCATTAAACCAACCGCCCAAAAACTAGCCGACACTAAGTGTCGGCTAGTTTTAAACATTCAACTTATCAAGGAGTTTCTCGTGCGGATGGTCAAAAATCTCGCGCAAAAAATGGTCGTACATGCCCATCCGATATTTAAACTCGTCCGCTGAAAAAAGGGCGTATTTGAGTTCTTTGCCGATAACCGATTCAATCGAACTCAAAATACTCTCAAGCTTGGCGCGGCTTATTGAATCCCCTATCACCAAAACATCCAGGCGCGACGAATCATTGTCCAGAAATATCCCCGAGAGCACCACCAATTTTAGTTTTGAGCCGAGCGCCTTAAATTTTTTAAGCAAGACATCTTTGCCTATCGGAGCGGAATTGAGAATCAAGCCGCGAAGCTGATGCAGGAGCGCGAAATCCTGGTCCAAAATCCAGCCCCTTACTTTTTTATGCTTGGGTTTTTTATTTTTGAATTCAATTTCTATTTCTTTCGTTGACGGCTTGATGAAACCGATTTTTCTCAAAAGGCCGATTTCATAATTTGCTTTTCGTATATTAAGTTTAGTTCTCCGGCTTATGTCGCGCGACTCAAGTACCTCTTCGGCGTTCATTAAAAACAAACGCATTATTTTAACTAACGCCTGCGAGGAGAACAGTTCGGCTAAAATATCCATAATTTTACGCGATGCAAATCTACTAATGCATACTAATTATACCAATAGATTCGTATAATTAGAATCAATTCGTATATTGGTATCGATTATTTAAGTTCAACCTTTGCGCCGGCCTCCTCAAATTTCTTTTTGAGCTCTTCGGCTTCTTCTTTCTTTATATTTTCCTTAACCACTTTCGGGGCCGCGTCAACCAAGTCCTTGGCCTCTTTCAGGCCCAAACCAAGCGCTTCGCGCACGACTTTAATCACCTGAATTTTCTGCGCGCCCGCATCTTTTAATTCTACCGTAAATGAGGTTTTTTCAGCGGCTGCGGCTTCGGCTCCCGCGACTGCTCCGGAAGCTGCGGCCGGCGCCATAACGGCGGCTGACACTCCGAATTTATCTTCCAGGACTTTAACCAATTCGGCTAAATCCATAACGCTCATTGTTTCAATACTCGCAACCAAGTTCTTGAATTTTTCCGGCACTTCAACATTTTTATTTTCTTCTCCTAAATTTGGTGCTAATGACATATTATTTTTTATTTGCTAATTGATTAATAATTCCGACCAAATTTCTAATTGGACCGCCAGCACCTCCAACCAAGCCGCGAAGCGGATAACCGATAAGATATACGGTTTGCGCTATAAGCGCTTCCCGTGACGGAAGAGTTGCCAACCGTTCAATAAAATCGGCCAAAACATATTTCCCGCCAAAAATTCCGCCTAAAATCTTTAATCCTTTATGGCTTTTGGAAAAATTCCTGACTATTTTGGCAACCTCGGGCGACTCCTCATAAATAAAGGCAACCGCCGCTTCGCCATCCAAAGCCGGCAGTTCTCCGGCATAGCCAAAAGCTCCCAAAACCCGTTTCAGCAGGGTTTTTTTAGCGACTTTCAAGTCCGCTCCGGCGCCCAGAAATTCTTTTCGCAAACGCGTCATATCGCTTGCCGCCAAATCATGAAAATTAAGAAAAACGGCCATTTTTGATTTCTCGGCTTTTTGATGCAAATCCTTTATTATTTCTTCTTTTTTTGCTCTGGTGATGGCCATCTGACACAAATAAATACGGCTAATAATAAAGCCGCAAAATCGCCTCAATAGGTCTTATGGTATGCCTGCCTATTTTCTACGGCTTATATAATAAGTATAACGCAAAAGAAAACGGCGTCAAGTATTCAAAAGGCCCTCTGCATGAGAGGGCTGAAATTGGGCTTATTGCTTCCGGAATCGGGAAAGTGCCGGAGGAATGGGGTCAGGAGGAATATCTGTGCCGTGCGGAAAGGCTCTCGCGCGGGCCAAAAGAACTTCCTCGGTTTCCTCGTTATTCGGATCGGCCACGCAACAATCAACCGGACAAACCACCGCGCACTGCTCTTCGTCGTGAAAACCCACGCATTCGGTGCAAAGATTCGGGTCAATCACATAAACATCTTCGCCCTCGCTGATGGCCTCATTGGGACATTCCGGCTCGCAGACTCCGCAGTTGATGCATTCGTTGGTAATCATTGTAGCCATTCTTCGTCTCCTAAAAAAAGAGGGTCCTCTTATAAGCATAACAAAATATAACAATATGTATAGACAAAAAAATCCCGTCGCTTTGAGCAACGGGAAAAAATATTAGCTACGTCTTGCGTAATAATCCTCGCGATATTTATTAAACATCTGCTGCAGTTTCAGGGTCAAGGGTCCCACCGGAATTTCAAGGTCGTCTATTTTTTCAATGGGGATAATCCCGGTCGTGGAAGTCATGAGTGCGCCGTCCAACTTATCCATATACTGCTTAAGATAATAAACGGATATTGGCTCTCTTTTGGCCCAAAAGGCCGTTGGAGAGTTTTTTTCCACAATTTCCAGAACCACTTTCAGAGTAATGCCGTCCAAGACCTGGGGCCGGCCCGAATCGCCAGAAAGCGGCGGCGCAATCACCACTCCATTCTTAAACACAAAACAAACATTAGAACCGGTTGTCTCAAGTATTTCCCCGTCCGGACCTAAATACAAAATATCATGATAAGGAACTTTTCCTTCCGAATCCGGCTGTGATACTAAAAATCGTTCTCTCGCGCCGAAAAAATAATCCGGCCTTTTTACTTCAGCCAACTGCCTTTCAAATTTTCGCGTCGCCAGACGCGCGAAACCTTCTTTTCTTTTCAGGCGGAAAACACGGGCATATAGCAGTGGTGAGCCAACCGGATTCCAGCCGTCTAAAGTTTTACCGGCTGTGCAGTGCAGATGTATAATTGATTCTTCAAAGCCGTTTTTTTCAAGCAGTTCGCCGAGCCGCGCTTCCAGATCTACGCTTGCGATAACTTCAATTTTTGAAAGGTCTATAATTGCTTCTTTTGCGGAGCATTGAAGGCGTTGAAAATGGTCTAGCCAGTGAAAAATATTTCGTCCTCTGGCCTCCACAACCTCCAAAACCGCCCAGCCGCGAAGAGAACCAAGATCATTAAAAGGCACGCCCACATATGATCTACGCAAACCTTCGGTATCATGAATAACTCTTCCGATGAGTACGAATCTCCCTGCTGCCGGCCC
The genomic region above belongs to Candidatus Niyogibacteria bacterium and contains:
- the rplL gene encoding 50S ribosomal protein L7/L12, with translation MSLAPNLGEENKNVEVPEKFKNLVASIETMSVMDLAELVKVLEDKFGVSAAVMAPAAASGAVAGAEAAAAEKTSFTVELKDAGAQKIQVIKVVREALGLGLKEAKDLVDAAPKVVKENIKKEEAEELKKKFEEAGAKVELK
- a CDS encoding 50S ribosomal protein L10, with product MAITRAKKEEIIKDLHQKAEKSKMAVFLNFHDLAASDMTRLRKEFLGAGADLKVAKKTLLKRVLGAFGYAGELPALDGEAAVAFIYEESPEVAKIVRNFSKSHKGLKILGGIFGGKYVLADFIERLATLPSREALIAQTVYLIGYPLRGLVGGAGGPIRNLVGIINQLANKK
- a CDS encoding YfhL family 4Fe-4S dicluster ferredoxin → MATMITNECINCGVCEPECPNEAISEGEDVYVIDPNLCTECVGFHDEEQCAVVCPVDCCVADPNNEETEEVLLARARAFPHGTDIPPDPIPPALSRFRKQ
- a CDS encoding aminotransferase class IV, whose protein sequence is MEKGPAAGRFVLIGRVIHDTEGLRRSYVGVPFNDLGSLRGWAVLEVVEARGRNIFHWLDHFQRLQCSAKEAIIDLSKIEVIASVDLEARLGELLEKNGFEESIIHLHCTAGKTLDGWNPVGSPLLYARVFRLKRKEGFARLATRKFERQLAEVKRPDYFFGARERFLVSQPDSEGKVPYHDILYLGPDGEILETTGSNVCFVFKNGVVIAPPLSGDSGRPQVLDGITLKVVLEIVEKNSPTAFWAKREPISVYYLKQYMDKLDGALMTSTTGIIPIEKIDDLEIPVGPLTLKLQQMFNKYREDYYARRS